One Lutzomyia longipalpis isolate SR_M1_2022 chromosome 4, ASM2433408v1 DNA segment encodes these proteins:
- the LOC129796697 gene encoding vacuolar ATPase assembly integral membrane protein VMA21 homolog has protein sequence MSKKNKTKGDSGSSGSSPNFSVFFTVLFYCLLIILLPIIGFFISKHFIFDGYFQLSQISSNIYSAVVAVIALHIALFCYIYRAYFETESAPGRLHTTKED, from the exons atgtcaaagaaaaataaaacaaag GGTGATTCAGGATCATCGGGATCATCGCCCAATTTCTCAGTATTCTTTACAGTCTTATTTTACTGTTTGCTCATAATTTTGCTGCCaattattggatttttcatctcaaagcACTTCATATTTGACGGATACTTTCAATTGTCGCAAATTTCTAGCAACATCTACTCTGCAGTTGTGGCTGTAATTGCTTTGCATATAGCCCTCTTTTGCTACATATACCGCGCGTACTTTGAGACTGAGAGTGCCCCAGGGCGATTACATACAACCAAGGAAGATTAG